The proteins below are encoded in one region of Sphingobium yanoikuyae:
- a CDS encoding IS110 family transposase, with protein MSIVILGVDLGKNACSVVGVDAAGAVIVRKSMRRQTLIDYVTKLPACVIAMEACCGAHNLGRLFAAQGHEIRLMSPEYVRPYVKAQKNDDRDAEGIAEAASRPTMRFVELKTQEQLDIQTLHRVRSRLVAERTNLINQLRAILLERGTIFPAGRRKLELGIDAMLAAEDTALSPRLKQLVGELRAEWHELDTKVEALNGEFVELARNDAAARRLTSIPGIGTLNATALIAAVGDASSFAKARDLGAWLGLVPRQHTTGGKPRLLGISKRGNTYLRTLLIHGARAALPSLARSETPLGRWLTGMIERGVHRNAIVVALANKLARIAWAALRKEVSFERGYPAAA; from the coding sequence ATGTCTATTGTTATCCTTGGCGTTGATTTGGGCAAGAATGCCTGCAGTGTCGTAGGCGTTGATGCAGCAGGCGCTGTCATCGTGCGTAAGTCGATGCGCCGACAGACACTTATCGATTACGTGACCAAGCTTCCGGCTTGCGTGATTGCAATGGAGGCGTGCTGTGGTGCCCACAACCTTGGTCGCCTTTTCGCCGCGCAGGGGCACGAAATCAGATTGATGTCGCCGGAGTACGTACGCCCGTATGTCAAAGCGCAGAAGAATGATGATCGTGATGCGGAGGGGATTGCCGAGGCCGCCTCGCGCCCGACTATGCGCTTCGTCGAACTCAAGACTCAGGAGCAGTTGGACATCCAGACCCTCCACCGCGTCAGGTCCCGCCTGGTAGCCGAGCGCACAAACCTTATCAACCAACTGCGGGCGATCCTCCTGGAGCGGGGGACCATTTTTCCGGCCGGCCGGCGCAAGCTGGAGTTGGGCATTGATGCCATGCTGGCCGCCGAAGATACGGCCCTATCACCACGCTTGAAGCAACTGGTGGGTGAACTGCGCGCCGAATGGCACGAACTTGATACCAAGGTCGAGGCACTGAACGGCGAGTTTGTCGAACTGGCTCGCAATGATGCAGCTGCCCGGCGGCTCACGTCCATCCCCGGCATCGGCACGTTGAACGCAACCGCTTTGATTGCAGCCGTGGGCGATGCCAGCAGCTTTGCCAAAGCGCGAGACTTGGGTGCTTGGCTCGGCTTGGTACCCAGGCAACATACTACCGGCGGCAAGCCCCGGCTGCTCGGCATCTCCAAGCGTGGCAACACCTATTTGCGCACTTTGCTCATCCATGGCGCCCGGGCAGCATTACCGTCACTGGCGCGCAGCGAAACCCCGCTGGGACGTTGGTTGACAGGAATGATCGAGCGAGGAGTTCATCGCAACGCAATCGTCGTCGCATTGGCTAATAAACTGGCGCGGATCGCTTGGGCAGCCCTTCGCAAAGAAGTGAGCTTCGAACGCGGCTATCCAGCAGCGGCATAA
- the gp17 gene encoding tail completion protein gp17, with the protein MTISPTVEARSAIISALKSSPSVTTLIPASRLYPTVTPASPEKPFGKYGVEDTEPLRASGWRGGDVDASYDVVVAKSAAIPDPKTYAEKAVAAIADAIDALPDCNVDRTVMVQSSEADSWRGVVYFTVSIVEQL; encoded by the coding sequence ATGACAATCAGCCCGACCGTTGAGGCCCGCTCGGCAATCATCAGCGCGCTCAAGTCGTCCCCGTCCGTCACGACGTTGATACCCGCGAGCCGCCTCTACCCCACGGTAACGCCGGCAAGCCCTGAGAAGCCTTTCGGGAAATACGGAGTGGAGGATACAGAGCCACTGCGCGCGTCGGGCTGGCGCGGTGGGGACGTGGACGCATCATACGATGTCGTCGTTGCCAAGAGCGCGGCCATTCCTGATCCCAAGACTTATGCCGAGAAGGCCGTCGCGGCAATCGCAGATGCCATCGACGCGCTGCCAGATTGCAATGTCGATCGAACCGTTATGGTCCAAAGCTCTGAGGCCGATAGCTGGCGGGGTGTCGTCTATTTCACCGTCAGCATAGTCGAGCAGCTTTAG
- a CDS encoding HNH endonuclease, whose amino-acid sequence MGRRPANADPATVRGICIDCLARPQSPKTKTTFRPRCRPCHERRFPRKTRWVRPPGFARRAYQRHRGSACEKCGFIAEHPCQLDVDHIDGDHGNDSPDNLQTLCANCHRLKSHKSRDYVQKSRRRPYS is encoded by the coding sequence ATGGGACGACGACCTGCAAATGCTGATCCGGCTACTGTTCGGGGAATCTGCATTGATTGCCTTGCCCGGCCGCAATCGCCAAAGACCAAGACAACGTTTAGGCCACGTTGTAGGCCATGCCATGAAAGGCGCTTCCCACGGAAGACGAGGTGGGTCCGCCCGCCTGGCTTTGCAAGAAGGGCATATCAGCGGCACCGCGGTTCAGCGTGCGAGAAATGCGGCTTTATCGCTGAGCATCCTTGCCAACTCGATGTTGATCACATCGACGGAGATCACGGCAACGATTCGCCAGATAATCTTCAGACGCTTTGCGCCAACTGTCACCGCTTGAAGTCGCACAAAAGCCGAGATTATGTGCAGAAGTCTCGGCGGCGGCCCTATTCGTAA
- a CDS encoding gene transfer agent family protein: MQNHLTLDFGDGIYDFRLPWAACAEIERKADAGIQTIYERVMAGHSRLIDVSEIIRQGLLCGAGGTVDGQPVECTPRVVTALVERYVTGPEARPFIESWNLAASALHTFMQGYEDAQEGSKKTYGPPRLQVGFYGVLISLRQRMRSHGSIPWPRWTSARLEPQ; the protein is encoded by the coding sequence ATGCAAAACCATCTGACGCTTGATTTCGGCGACGGCATCTATGATTTCAGGCTGCCCTGGGCGGCCTGCGCCGAGATCGAGCGCAAGGCGGACGCGGGCATCCAGACCATCTATGAGCGCGTGATGGCCGGGCATTCCCGCTTGATCGATGTCTCCGAGATCATCCGCCAGGGGCTGCTCTGCGGCGCGGGCGGAACGGTTGATGGGCAGCCGGTCGAATGCACGCCTCGCGTCGTAACTGCGCTGGTGGAGCGCTACGTGACCGGACCGGAAGCCCGCCCCTTCATCGAGAGTTGGAATCTCGCTGCGTCGGCCCTGCACACCTTCATGCAGGGCTATGAAGACGCACAGGAAGGCTCAAAAAAAACGTATGGCCCGCCCCGTTTGCAAGTAGGATTTTACGGTGTTCTGATCAGTCTGCGTCAACGTATGCGGTCTCACGGGAGCATCCCGTGGCCAAGATGGACATCCGCACGTCTGGAGCCACAATAA
- a CDS encoding DUF4054 domain-containing protein: MAYTPPTKATFIAIFQAFSAVTDEAYAFWSARAGRIVDPMQDCLGEDADLAAMLLTGHYLTLQGVGIGAEAEMAAQGASGFKRIKSGTIELERGDAASSGADMGEYGATSYGQQVYPMLKACVAGPRVTGTGAVIGGCGFNGFAGPLPYGRF; encoded by the coding sequence ATGGCCTACACCCCGCCGACGAAGGCGACGTTCATTGCGATCTTTCAGGCCTTCTCCGCGGTGACGGACGAGGCTTATGCGTTCTGGTCGGCGCGCGCCGGGCGGATCGTGGACCCGATGCAGGACTGTCTGGGCGAGGATGCCGATCTGGCCGCCATGCTGCTCACGGGGCACTATCTGACGCTTCAAGGCGTCGGCATCGGCGCAGAGGCGGAAATGGCTGCACAGGGCGCCAGCGGGTTCAAGCGCATCAAGTCGGGCACGATCGAACTGGAGCGCGGCGATGCGGCGTCCAGTGGTGCCGACATGGGCGAATACGGCGCGACCAGCTATGGCCAGCAGGTCTACCCCATGCTCAAGGCCTGCGTGGCTGGCCCTCGCGTAACCGGCACCGGCGCTGTCATCGGTGGCTGCGGGTTCAACGGGTTCGCTGGACCGCTTCCCTATGGGAGGTTCTGA
- a CDS encoding DUF6950 family protein, with product MNLGDFLKAPRPKWDWQSHDCSRWLDRWLVHNGHASAMEAIGISYDSERSAVRVIVRGGGLLHLWQRGMEAIGLPVVDEPQMGDAAILDAPTDDGHNRTTGIWTGERWASVHRNGLICAPGAPLAIWRV from the coding sequence ATGAACCTTGGCGACTTCCTCAAAGCACCGCGGCCAAAATGGGATTGGCAGTCGCACGACTGCTCGCGCTGGCTCGACCGGTGGCTGGTGCATAACGGCCACGCCAGCGCCATGGAGGCGATCGGCATATCCTATGACAGCGAACGCAGCGCGGTCCGCGTGATCGTGCGCGGCGGCGGCCTCCTGCATCTGTGGCAGCGCGGCATGGAGGCGATCGGCCTGCCCGTGGTCGATGAGCCACAGATGGGCGATGCAGCGATCCTGGACGCGCCGACCGACGACGGGCACAATCGGACGACTGGAATCTGGACCGGAGAGCGCTGGGCCAGCGTCCACCGTAACGGCCTGATCTGCGCGCCCGGCGCTCCCCTTGCGATCTGGAGGGTCTGA
- a CDS encoding DUF2184 domain-containing protein produces the protein MTQMTGLIFTDAQQAIGFARPALYRTHSTVMEEKYPAFQYAKYIPTNEDGDMWDVGTVVTSLNGPAGRAEYLSGKGFDIPNVSAQMSQGVSNFYLAGCGYELSLQEVNRASKMGVDINTRDASDARKIAEKFIYDRAMTGSTEKGFTGLLNNATVPTANVPADGTGSVTSWSAKDADKKARDINLALTDVYTATKETELADTLLLPTSSFLDASTTRMGDTGMTVLAFLQQNNAYTAITGLPLNIMPARELETAGAGGTKRMVAYARNPGILEFFLPGAFTFLPLHPLSSMSWRVDGIMNVGQTEIYRPKGISYRDGI, from the coding sequence ATGACCCAAATGACTGGCCTGATCTTCACCGACGCGCAGCAGGCAATCGGCTTCGCCCGCCCCGCGCTCTATCGCACTCACTCCACCGTCATGGAGGAAAAGTACCCGGCATTCCAATATGCCAAGTACATCCCCACCAACGAAGACGGCGACATGTGGGATGTCGGCACCGTCGTGACCTCGCTGAACGGTCCCGCTGGCCGCGCCGAATATCTCTCGGGCAAGGGCTTCGACATTCCCAACGTGTCGGCCCAGATGTCGCAGGGCGTCAGCAACTTCTACCTGGCGGGCTGCGGCTACGAACTGTCGCTGCAGGAGGTCAATCGCGCCTCCAAGATGGGCGTCGATATCAACACGCGCGACGCCTCGGACGCTCGCAAGATCGCTGAGAAGTTCATCTATGACCGGGCAATGACCGGTTCGACGGAAAAGGGCTTCACCGGCCTCCTTAACAACGCGACCGTTCCCACCGCGAACGTCCCGGCTGATGGCACCGGTTCGGTCACCTCGTGGTCGGCAAAGGACGCCGACAAGAAGGCGCGCGACATCAACCTGGCGCTCACCGATGTCTATACCGCCACCAAGGAAACGGAACTCGCGGACACGCTGCTCCTGCCGACCTCCAGCTTCCTCGATGCCTCGACCACGCGCATGGGCGACACGGGCATGACTGTGCTGGCGTTCCTGCAGCAGAACAACGCCTATACCGCGATCACCGGCCTGCCGTTGAACATCATGCCGGCGCGCGAGCTGGAAACGGCGGGCGCAGGCGGCACCAAGCGCATGGTCGCCTATGCGCGCAATCCGGGTATCCTCGAATTCTTCCTGCCCGGCGCCTTCACCTTCCTGCCGCTGCATCCGCTGTCGTCCATGTCCTGGCGCGTCGACGGGATCATGAACGTCGGCCAGACCGAAATCTATCGCCCCAAGGGCATCAGCTACCGGGATGGGATCTAA
- a CDS encoding phage tail tube protein: MAYAAKVKGNYADIMFGDGDSPEVFTQLCGINTRGITITYANAFELTDYDCADPEDAGQTIRDVGAQDWSITGSGLYNRAQMAAIRGLMGATQNWRFALDEPPAPAAAVDDGYWQGPGFISSFEITGNDGEWTQASITITGAGLLEWADAA; the protein is encoded by the coding sequence ATGGCATACGCGGCGAAGGTAAAGGGCAATTACGCCGACATCATGTTCGGCGATGGCGACAGCCCGGAAGTGTTCACCCAGCTCTGCGGGATCAACACGCGCGGCATCACCATCACCTATGCCAACGCCTTCGAGTTGACCGACTATGATTGCGCTGACCCGGAGGATGCTGGCCAGACGATCCGCGATGTCGGCGCGCAGGACTGGTCGATCACCGGCTCTGGCCTCTATAATCGCGCTCAGATGGCGGCAATCCGCGGTCTGATGGGCGCCACGCAGAACTGGCGATTCGCTCTGGACGAGCCGCCCGCCCCTGCCGCCGCAGTTGACGATGGTTACTGGCAAGGCCCTGGCTTCATCTCGTCGTTCGAAATCACCGGCAACGATGGTGAGTGGACGCAGGCGAGCATCACCATCACCGGCGCCGGCCTGCTCGAATGGGCTGACGCAGCCTGA
- a CDS encoding structural cement protein Gp24 — MAITIQTTYAEDYAKGYPGMVANGETSNRISRTVESAAGAAFGAPLYRGAGDHGCVTTVGTLATFLGWAIADRGIVPTVVTGAVDTYPQYSTAGILTDGAIYVTITGSVADGAAITVGTGAGAADGIGGTAADATHIATGWVADETVTNGICRIVRR, encoded by the coding sequence ATGGCAATCACCATCCAGACCACTTACGCCGAGGACTATGCCAAGGGTTACCCCGGCATGGTCGCCAATGGCGAAACCTCCAACCGCATCAGCCGCACGGTCGAATCCGCTGCGGGCGCTGCGTTCGGTGCGCCGCTCTATCGTGGCGCAGGCGATCACGGCTGTGTCACCACCGTTGGAACGCTGGCCACCTTCCTGGGCTGGGCCATTGCCGATCGCGGCATCGTCCCGACTGTGGTGACCGGCGCGGTGGACACCTACCCGCAATATTCGACCGCCGGCATCCTCACCGATGGCGCAATCTACGTCACCATCACCGGTTCGGTGGCGGATGGCGCGGCGATCACGGTCGGCACCGGTGCGGGCGCCGCCGATGGCATTGGCGGAACTGCTGCCGACGCAACCCACATCGCGACCGGGTGGGTCGCGGACGAAACCGTGACGAACGGCATCTGCCGCATCGTGCGCCGCTAA
- a CDS encoding class I SAM-dependent methyltransferase — MSTALAPQRTVADLIEEYEAKHAAIEQAISSFDDAFTALGMAATVQGHFVEPVGSKSYLYADKLRKNLLISGWRAIYSRLDIAKIASAKDKKLFDQTLASPPPLTMETAKATFGDYLMRPRFHILRGLAESFTALDPAYKSHSKVRIGVKGLPKRVIFSFGHYCSGYGFDQFRDMVNALAAVRGQAALEWCEIQAMEADHKAGEDATFSARELMRFKAGRGDEAILVPDRGITVRKFANGNAHVFFDRDSLLAINRGLAEFYGEVLPDVEPEGVKPSASTAVSKDLQFYPTPRAVVDAALEFAHIPNPAHYSRYDGDMPVLRVLEPSCGDGRIMDALRERRQNAFGIEYHPGRAAEAKAKGHAVLTANFLDHPPTPEFDAVVMNPPFYGRHYVKHVQHALRFLKPGGTLVSILPATAHYDHGELAGEWRDLPVGSFSESGTNVPTGMLRMRAPA, encoded by the coding sequence ATGAGCACCGCCCTAGCACCCCAGCGCACAGTCGCTGACCTGATCGAGGAATACGAGGCCAAGCACGCCGCGATCGAGCAGGCGATTAGTTCGTTCGATGACGCTTTTACCGCGCTCGGCATGGCCGCCACCGTCCAGGGGCATTTTGTCGAGCCGGTGGGCAGCAAGTCTTACCTCTATGCCGATAAGCTCCGCAAGAACCTGCTGATATCGGGATGGCGCGCGATCTATAGCCGCCTCGACATCGCCAAGATCGCCAGCGCCAAGGACAAGAAGCTTTTCGACCAGACGCTAGCCAGTCCGCCGCCGCTGACGATGGAGACGGCGAAGGCGACCTTTGGCGATTATCTGATGCGCCCGCGCTTCCACATTCTGCGCGGCCTGGCGGAATCGTTCACCGCGCTGGACCCGGCATACAAGTCGCACAGCAAGGTGCGCATCGGCGTGAAGGGGCTGCCCAAGCGCGTCATCTTCTCGTTCGGCCATTACTGTTCCGGCTATGGCTTCGACCAATTCCGGGACATGGTGAACGCTCTGGCTGCGGTTCGTGGTCAGGCCGCGCTTGAATGGTGCGAAATTCAGGCGATGGAGGCGGATCACAAGGCCGGCGAGGATGCGACCTTCTCGGCGCGCGAACTGATGCGGTTTAAGGCTGGGCGCGGCGATGAGGCGATCCTTGTCCCCGATCGCGGCATCACGGTGCGCAAGTTCGCCAATGGCAACGCGCATGTCTTCTTCGACCGGGATTCGTTGCTGGCCATCAATCGCGGTCTGGCTGAGTTCTACGGCGAGGTGCTGCCTGATGTTGAGCCGGAGGGCGTGAAGCCGAGCGCCAGCACTGCCGTGTCGAAGGATCTGCAATTCTACCCGACGCCGCGCGCCGTGGTCGACGCTGCGCTGGAGTTCGCGCATATTCCAAACCCGGCGCATTACAGCCGCTACGATGGCGATATGCCTGTCCTGCGCGTGCTGGAGCCATCCTGCGGCGATGGCCGGATCATGGACGCCCTGCGCGAACGCCGCCAGAACGCTTTCGGGATCGAGTATCATCCGGGCCGGGCGGCCGAAGCCAAGGCAAAGGGTCATGCCGTCCTGACCGCCAACTTCCTCGACCACCCGCCGACGCCGGAATTTGACGCGGTGGTGATGAACCCGCCGTTCTATGGCCGCCACTATGTGAAGCACGTTCAACATGCCCTGCGCTTCCTGAAGCCGGGCGGCACGCTGGTTTCGATCCTTCCGGCGACTGCGCATTATGATCACGGCGAGCTGGCAGGCGAGTGGCGCGACCTGCCGGTGGGCAGCTTCTCCGAGAGCGGGACGAATGTGCCGACCGGGATGCTTCGGATGAGGGCGCCAGCATGA
- a CDS encoding tape measure protein — protein MAMPTADEVIVEFEARVGKYEADLRRSAATFERVTQAQQRQMVALERQISVSSGRIGSAFKALAGLFGAQQVIGLSDSYTRLQNSLKVAGLEGEALAETQAKLLDLGGKYGVSVNTLADLYGNLSQVSGELGASQAQVMKINEAVAQSLIVTGKSSQEASGAVLGLVQAFGNGKLQAEEWAQINEGGLRPLLEAAAASEKYGGSVQKLRKAVYDGKVSSQEFFQAILSGANVIEGKAANATLTLEGAFTSLNNRLIEFVGSAASTSGAAGAIASGLQGLSDNLSTVSMALAVIATAMGVRYVSAAVGAKAATLALTIEQVRKEQSDVALASSTFQANRALLGEAAAARLAAREVTALSVAQGVVARSGQALLAAVGGPVGAATLALGAAVTVLSTRQAEAKAAADELNASIASQSAQFDVARQKKAQAAAETNNLTKKERDALTATANLTGEANLLAQAWGRVAAQAKQAAIEQAKAALSAARVNRNQAQAAIDRRAQQAASNPANQSAGSPVGIIGRGTRLIRDTLFPGSQAAAVAEEKKERDSLNAALKNEAAARDAYTDVVNSSLKEFKQDAPAVTTDDPKKTPKSKADKPDALAADRELAQLRIEELQARLDLATTAEARAQLQRKILAEERAQRVAEIAANKDLSTKQRQDALDAIDRLYGSGGNGDDIVVAPGRYDQRISRDLEREQAQQAQDIADERFRAEQEILRNQYDLADSSTERKRLALASIDLEERYQRAQLQAIIDLEGKNSAEGQRAQAGLDGLGEISDGRRRIAERSNQSPLEAYRDRLDRDGGETSDMVEGYVVDELQHVRDSIRGGIEKQLGIKDPLISGLLNMLIEDVLIKPITDALSEASTNGGGTGGLLKSIGAAASKLFGGGRAIGGPVRAGTPYMVGESGREMFVPQQSGVIVPNHRLNGRSAGQQTVINYIGPGADEFWGSVDARSARVAAPIARTESSRSGAASYAQGQKSAPGTMYKYSQLKG, from the coding sequence ATGGCCATGCCAACCGCAGACGAAGTGATTGTCGAGTTCGAGGCTCGCGTCGGCAAGTATGAAGCCGATCTTCGTAGGTCGGCAGCCACTTTCGAGCGCGTTACGCAGGCCCAGCAACGCCAGATGGTCGCGCTCGAACGCCAGATTTCAGTGTCATCTGGCCGGATTGGCTCGGCGTTCAAGGCGCTGGCGGGCTTGTTCGGCGCTCAACAGGTCATCGGCCTCTCAGATTCCTACACCCGCCTCCAGAACAGCCTCAAGGTTGCCGGCCTTGAGGGTGAAGCGCTGGCGGAGACGCAGGCAAAGCTGCTCGACCTTGGCGGGAAATACGGCGTTTCGGTCAACACTTTGGCTGACCTCTACGGCAATCTCTCTCAGGTCAGTGGTGAGCTGGGGGCCAGCCAAGCCCAGGTGATGAAGATCAATGAGGCTGTTGCCCAGTCGTTGATCGTCACCGGCAAAAGCTCGCAGGAAGCATCCGGCGCCGTGCTTGGCCTCGTCCAGGCATTCGGCAACGGCAAGCTGCAGGCCGAAGAGTGGGCGCAGATCAACGAAGGTGGCCTTCGCCCGCTGCTTGAAGCTGCGGCGGCTTCCGAGAAATATGGCGGGTCCGTCCAGAAGCTGCGCAAGGCAGTCTATGACGGCAAGGTCAGCAGTCAGGAATTTTTCCAAGCCATCCTGTCTGGCGCCAACGTCATCGAGGGCAAGGCGGCAAATGCAACGCTCACACTGGAAGGCGCGTTCACCAGCCTCAATAACCGGCTGATTGAGTTTGTCGGGTCGGCGGCCTCAACTAGCGGCGCTGCTGGCGCGATAGCATCAGGCCTCCAAGGTCTTTCTGACAATTTGTCGACCGTATCAATGGCCCTTGCCGTCATCGCGACAGCAATGGGTGTGCGCTACGTATCTGCTGCGGTTGGAGCCAAGGCGGCCACGCTTGCTTTGACGATCGAGCAGGTACGAAAAGAACAGAGCGATGTTGCCCTGGCATCATCGACATTCCAGGCAAATCGCGCCCTCTTGGGTGAAGCGGCTGCGGCCCGTTTGGCTGCCAGAGAAGTCACCGCGCTCTCGGTCGCGCAGGGTGTGGTGGCTCGGTCTGGCCAAGCGCTGCTTGCCGCTGTAGGTGGCCCGGTTGGAGCCGCAACTTTGGCGTTGGGTGCGGCGGTGACGGTCCTGTCCACCCGTCAAGCTGAGGCGAAGGCTGCAGCAGATGAGCTAAACGCTTCGATTGCCAGTCAGTCCGCGCAGTTCGATGTAGCGCGCCAGAAGAAGGCGCAGGCCGCGGCCGAAACCAACAATCTCACCAAGAAAGAGCGGGACGCTTTAACCGCGACCGCGAACCTGACTGGTGAGGCAAATCTTCTCGCGCAGGCGTGGGGGCGAGTTGCGGCACAGGCGAAGCAAGCGGCAATCGAACAGGCGAAGGCAGCCCTATCTGCGGCCCGCGTCAACCGCAACCAGGCGCAGGCCGCGATTGATCGGCGCGCGCAGCAGGCCGCGTCGAACCCCGCGAACCAATCGGCAGGTAGCCCTGTTGGGATAATCGGCCGTGGCACCCGCCTAATCCGGGATACTTTGTTTCCCGGTTCGCAGGCGGCCGCTGTGGCCGAGGAAAAGAAGGAGCGCGACAGCCTCAATGCCGCGCTCAAGAATGAGGCCGCGGCCCGCGACGCCTATACCGATGTCGTCAATTCTTCGCTCAAGGAGTTTAAGCAGGACGCCCCCGCCGTCACCACCGACGATCCCAAGAAAACGCCAAAATCCAAAGCTGACAAGCCGGACGCCCTCGCCGCCGATCGCGAGCTGGCACAACTTCGCATTGAGGAATTGCAGGCCCGCCTGGACCTCGCCACCACAGCAGAGGCCCGCGCCCAATTGCAGCGCAAAATTCTCGCGGAAGAACGCGCTCAACGCGTTGCCGAGATTGCGGCAAACAAAGATCTGTCGACCAAGCAGCGGCAGGATGCCCTGGACGCCATCGACCGGCTCTATGGTTCCGGCGGCAACGGCGACGATATCGTTGTTGCGCCGGGCCGATACGATCAGCGGATTTCTCGCGATCTGGAGCGGGAACAGGCCCAGCAAGCGCAGGACATCGCAGATGAGCGGTTCCGCGCAGAGCAGGAAATCCTGCGCAACCAATATGACCTTGCCGACAGCAGCACGGAACGGAAGCGCCTCGCACTGGCCTCGATCGACCTTGAGGAGCGATACCAGCGGGCGCAGCTGCAAGCGATAATCGATCTGGAAGGCAAAAATTCCGCTGAAGGTCAGCGCGCGCAAGCAGGTCTGGATGGATTGGGCGAGATCAGTGATGGCCGACGCCGGATAGCCGAGCGTTCAAATCAATCGCCCCTTGAGGCCTACAGGGACCGCCTCGATCGAGATGGCGGGGAAACCAGCGACATGGTTGAGGGCTATGTCGTGGACGAGCTTCAGCATGTCAGGGACAGCATCCGTGGCGGCATCGAAAAGCAGCTTGGTATCAAAGATCCGCTGATCAGCGGCTTGTTGAATATGCTGATCGAAGACGTGCTGATCAAGCCGATCACTGACGCCTTGTCGGAGGCTTCGACCAACGGAGGCGGAACGGGCGGCTTGCTGAAATCCATCGGTGCTGCCGCAAGTAAACTGTTCGGCGGCGGTCGGGCGATCGGCGGTCCTGTGCGTGCCGGAACCCCCTACATGGTTGGCGAAAGCGGGCGCGAGATGTTTGTGCCTCAGCAATCCGGGGTGATTGTTCCGAACCACAGGCTAAACGGCCGATCAGCAGGCCAGCAGACCGTCATCAACTACATCGGCCCCGGCGCGGACGAGTTCTGGGGTTCGGTCGATGCCCGATCGGCGCGCGTGGCGGCTCCTATCGCTCGCACCGAATCCTCTCGGTCTGGCGCCGCATCCTACGCGCAGGGCCAGAAATCGGCCCCCGGCACCATGTACAAATATTCGCAGTTGAAGGGCTGA
- a CDS encoding GIY-YIG nuclease family protein, translating to MQNQIPAGSDVNQIGTAVTGLCGDRYGRATRIYPIIENGKLVAIFMEDGRNIHPLIPVALRAEIKPESFEEEAIRLHAMADADNFRPEMCYFIGGDDGAIKIGKSVAPDKRLRQIQINCPVPIRILALAHGGGARERAYHAQFGASWSHGEWFARTPAILAEIARLNATRPADLGRGV from the coding sequence GTGCAGAATCAAATACCTGCGGGGAGCGATGTAAACCAAATTGGGACTGCCGTCACCGGCTTGTGTGGCGACAGATATGGGCGGGCGACGCGCATTTATCCGATCATCGAGAACGGCAAGCTGGTTGCCATTTTCATGGAGGATGGTCGCAATATCCATCCGTTGATCCCGGTGGCTTTGCGGGCTGAGATCAAGCCAGAATCATTCGAAGAGGAGGCGATCCGCCTCCACGCCATGGCGGACGCAGATAATTTCCGTCCCGAGATGTGTTATTTCATCGGCGGCGATGACGGCGCGATCAAGATCGGCAAGAGCGTGGCGCCCGATAAGCGGTTGCGCCAGATACAGATCAATTGCCCGGTCCCAATCCGCATACTGGCGCTTGCTCATGGCGGCGGCGCGCGCGAACGAGCCTATCACGCCCAGTTCGGAGCGTCATGGTCGCACGGCGAATGGTTCGCCCGCACGCCCGCCATCCTAGCCGAGATCGCCCGCCTCAACGCCACCCGCCCCGCCGATCTGGGGAGGGGGGTATGA
- a CDS encoding glycoside hydrolase family 19 protein, with protein MHWKPIQTRLGVVADGIAGPKTYAVLFRAMGARDNANALGKQAARDFVLYGITTPLRIAHFMAQAAHETGGFKWLREIWGPTPAQLRYEGRNDLGNVQPGDGKRFLGRGIFQLTGRANYERAGKAIGQPLASHPELAERPDIAVTTACDYWQSRGLSALADRDDVLAVTKKVNGGTNGLTDRKVQLAKAKGLLL; from the coding sequence ATGCACTGGAAGCCGATCCAAACCCGCCTTGGCGTCGTAGCTGATGGCATCGCAGGCCCGAAGACCTATGCCGTGCTGTTCCGGGCCATGGGCGCGCGCGACAATGCCAACGCGCTGGGCAAACAGGCTGCGCGGGATTTCGTTCTCTATGGCATCACCACGCCGCTGCGCATCGCCCACTTCATGGCGCAGGCGGCGCACGAAACTGGCGGCTTCAAATGGCTGCGGGAAATCTGGGGACCAACCCCGGCGCAGCTTCGCTATGAGGGCCGCAACGACCTCGGCAATGTCCAGCCTGGCGACGGGAAGCGCTTCCTCGGCCGCGGCATCTTCCAGCTCACCGGGCGGGCGAACTACGAGCGCGCGGGCAAGGCGATCGGGCAGCCGCTTGCATCGCATCCTGAGCTTGCAGAGCGCCCCGACATCGCCGTCACCACCGCCTGCGATTACTGGCAGTCGCGCGGGCTGTCGGCGCTGGCGGATCGCGACGACGTGCTGGCGGTGACCAAGAAGGTGAACGGCGGCACCAATGGCCTGACTGATCGCAAGGTGCAGTTGGCCAAGGCGAAGGGGCTGCTGCTATGA